In one window of Nitrospirota bacterium DNA:
- a CDS encoding 2-oxoacid:acceptor oxidoreductase family protein gives MEHKIMVAGFGGQGILFLGKLLAYSGMLEGREVTWFPSYGAEVRGGTANCTVIISDEMIGSPVVRNPEILIVMNEASLDKFQPRLKKGGILIFDSSLIKKPELRSDVRVVDVPASEIAASIGGTKCANMVMLSALLAQTGIIKEESAVNALEELTPQKRKKALGANKEAIVKGRRYIEDKKSKNI, from the coding sequence TTGGAACATAAGATAATGGTAGCAGGATTCGGAGGGCAGGGCATCCTGTTCCTCGGCAAACTGCTTGCGTACAGCGGTATGCTCGAGGGCAGGGAAGTTACATGGTTTCCTTCTTATGGCGCTGAGGTGCGCGGCGGCACTGCAAACTGCACTGTGATTATCTCTGACGAGATGATAGGCTCTCCGGTTGTTAGGAATCCTGAAATCCTTATAGTAATGAACGAGGCATCTCTTGATAAATTTCAGCCGAGGCTGAAGAAGGGCGGAATTTTAATATTTGATTCGTCTCTCATAAAAAAACCTGAACTGCGCTCTGATGTGCGCGTTGTTGACGTCCCTGCAAGTGAAATAGCTGCCTCAATTGGAGGCACGAAATGCGCCAACATGGTAATGCTCAGCGCCTTGCTTGCGCAGACAGGGATAATAAAAGAAGAATCCGCAGTCAATGCGCTTGAAGAGCTTACCCCTCAGAAAAGGAAAAAGGCTCTTGGCGCAAACAAAGAGGCGATAGTAAAGGGCCGGAGATATATTGAAGATAAGAAAAGCAAAAATATCTGA
- a CDS encoding 2-oxoglutarate oxidoreductase — translation MEQVFKRPVSLKSVPFRFCPGCGHSLIHRIIAECIDNLNIRDKVVGIAPVGCAVFAYDYFNFDILEVAHGRPPAAATGLKRVMPDKVIFSYQGDGDLAAIGTAEIIHAANRGENLTVFFVNNATYGMTGGQMAPTTLISQKTTTTPRGRNVKTSGYPLRVSEMLATIEGVSFIARTSVDSVKNLMTTKKDVEKAFRYQMEGKGFSFVEILSPCPIDWGMSAEESIDWMRSEMMAVFPLGTFKDKYGES, via the coding sequence ATGGAACAGGTATTTAAAAGACCGGTAAGCCTTAAATCCGTGCCTTTCAGGTTCTGCCCGGGCTGCGGGCACAGCCTGATACACAGGATTATTGCAGAGTGTATAGACAATCTTAATATCAGGGATAAAGTTGTAGGGATTGCGCCTGTCGGATGCGCTGTTTTTGCTTATGACTATTTCAACTTTGATATTCTTGAGGTGGCGCACGGAAGGCCCCCTGCGGCAGCGACAGGGCTGAAACGGGTTATGCCTGACAAAGTAATATTTTCATATCAGGGTGACGGGGACCTTGCCGCAATCGGCACTGCGGAGATAATCCATGCCGCAAACAGGGGCGAGAACTTAACTGTGTTCTTTGTAAACAATGCCACATACGGTATGACAGGCGGACAGATGGCTCCGACAACGCTTATCTCGCAAAAGACTACCACCACGCCGAGGGGCAGAAATGTTAAGACATCAGGTTATCCTCTGCGTGTTTCTGAAATGCTTGCAACTATTGAGGGCGTTTCGTTTATTGCAAGGACTTCGGTTGACTCTGTAAAAAATCTTATGACGACAAAGAAAGATGTTGAAAAGGCATTCAGGTATCAGATGGAGGGCAAGGGATTCAGTTTTGTGGAAATCCTGTCGCCGTGTCCAATTGACTGGGGAATGTCCGCTGAGGAGTCCATAGACTGGATGCGCTCTGAGATGATGGCTGTTTTCCCTCTTGGTACATTTAAGGATAAATATGGCGAGTCATAG
- a CDS encoding N-acetyltransferase → MKIRKAKISDIREVQRLINEFAKKEEMLPRSLNDLYESIRDLFVCEDRGRIKGVCALHILWDDLAEIRSLAVAEGSRGKGIGNRLLKICLREAKGLGIKRVFALTYQPAFFLKNGFKGIDKSKLPQKIWGDCLRCPRFPECDEDAVIIEI, encoded by the coding sequence TTGAAGATAAGAAAAGCAAAAATATCTGACATCAGAGAGGTTCAGCGGCTTATCAATGAATTTGCAAAAAAAGAGGAGATGCTGCCGCGTTCTTTAAATGACCTCTATGAAAGCATCCGCGATCTTTTTGTGTGCGAAGACAGAGGCCGGATAAAAGGAGTATGCGCGCTTCACATATTATGGGATGACCTTGCGGAGATAAGGTCGCTTGCGGTTGCAGAAGGATCAAGGGGCAAGGGGATAGGAAACAGGCTTTTGAAAATATGTCTCAGGGAGGCAAAAGGACTCGGCATAAAAAGGGTGTTTGCTCTCACTTATCAGCCTGCGTTTTTCCTGAAGAACGGCTTTAAGGGTATTGATAAGTCAAAACTCCCGCAGAAGATATGGGGAGACTGCCTCAGATGTCCCCGCTTTCCTGAATGCGACGAAGACGCTGTGATAATTGAGATTTAA